Sequence from the Nocardia cyriacigeorgica GUH-2 genome:
AGCGCAAAGCGCCCGGATCCGAATGAATTGTCTGTGTCATAGCTTCCTCCGGAGATGTGGCCCCCCGGCCCACTGATCGCGAAGCCGGGCACCGCCGCCGGCTCCTGCCCACCGAGACGTGGTGGGCTCTGATTCCGCGCATCTGCACGTCGGGATGTGATACGAGGCACAGGCGAGGGCGGTTCATCGCGGACCGCTTCCTCGGCTTCGGTCGAGGCGAACAGGGTGTCCTAGAACCGTGGAACCTGTTGCGATTTCAGGCCCCGGAAATCGCTGAACAGGCTTGACTGACTATGAGAACCTGTTCTAATTTTTGGCATGCGCAGATTTGACGGCCGCCGGGTGGTGGTGACAGGTGCCGGATCGGGTATCGGACAGGGCATCGCATTGCGACTGCTCGATGAGGGGGCCCAGTTGGTGGCCGTCGACATCGACGAGCCGGGCCTGGCCGCCACCGCGGACAAGGCGGGCGACGCCGCCGACCGACTGCGGACGGTGCGGCTGGACATCGCCGATCAGGACTCGGTGCGCACCGGCACCGCGACGGCCCTCGACTTCCTCGGCGGGCTCGATGTGCTCGTGAATTCCGCGGGCATCTTGCGGCCCGCCCGCACCCACGAGATGCCGCTGGACGCCTGGGACACCGTCATCCGGGTCAACCTCACCGGCACCTTCCTGATGACCCAGGCCGCTCTGCCCGCCCTGCTCGAGTCCGGGCGCGGCGTGGTGGTGAATCTCTCCTCTACCGCGGCGTTCCAGGGCTCGCCGTACCTGGCGGCCTACGCGGCGTCCAAGGGCGGCGTCGCCAGCTTCACCCACGCCATCGCGCTGGAGTACGCCAAGCAGGGCCTGCGCGCGGTGAACATCGTGCCGGCCGGCATCACCAGCGGGATCACCACCAAGTCGATCCTGGAACAACCGGAGGGTTTCGATCCCAGCCTGTTCGCCCGGCTGACCGGCTGGCTCAACGGCGGCGCGCTCGGCAGCCCGGAGGATATCGCCGGCGTCGTCGCCATGGTCGCCTCCGACGACGGGCGCTATATGACCGGCACCGAGATCCGGGTCGACGGCGGCGCCCTGATGTGAGCGCCGGTGCGGTCAGGACGCGGCCGGCCGGGCGATGAGCAGATGGAACGGGATCGGCGGGTTGGTGATCCGCCGGTGCTCGACCGCGCAGCCTGCCGCGGTCAGCGTGTCGATCACCTCGGCGACCGGGCGCAGCGTGAAGCCGTAGCCGGTGAACGGCATCTTCTTCATGGCGTCCGGATCGCCGATGCCGACGACCAGTCGTCCGCCGGGCCGCACCACGCGCGCCAGCTCGGCGCAAGCCGCGGGCAGGTCGTCGACGAAATAGACGGTGTTGCAGGTGATCGCGGCATCGAGGCTGTCGGTGTCCAGCGGCAGTGCGGTGAGCGAGCCTTCGGCCAGGCGCAACCGGCCGGCGGCGATATCGGCGGCGAAGCCGGATTCGGCCCGCTCCAGCATGTCGGTGGAGATCTCGATGCCGTGGACGGTGCCGTTCGCACCGGCCCGGTCCAGCAGCATCCGCAGCCCGGTGCCGCCGCCGAAGCCGATATCGGCCACCACCGGCGCGTCGGCAGGAGTTTCGAGGGCGGCGTCGACGGCCGCCCTGATGGCACGGCCGTTGCTGCGGTTCAATACCGGCGCGACGACCTTGCCGAGCAGGCCGTGCGGATTGCCGAGCTGACCGGCGACGGTCGAGAGGATGCGGTCACGGAGCCCACTCATGCGGCCATGGTAGCCACGCTCGGTGGATTCGCCGGTGCGGCAATAGTGTTCCGCCCGGTAGCGCCGCCGCCAGGCGGTTGCGCGACGCATTCACGTCAGCGTCTCCTATGGGACGGAAATCGGAACGAAAGGCGGTCGCGATGCGCGCACCACTGGCCCTGCTCGCCACCTGTGTCCTGATGAGCGCGCCGAGCGCGAGCGCCGCACCGGTCTGGGGGCCGCTGGCGCCGCCGAATCCGCATCTGGGGCCGGTGGGTACCGCGACCATGCACGGTGACGCCGGCTCGTCGGACGCCACCCCACTGGCCGGTCCCGGAACCGGCGCGCATCCGGTGACGATCTATCCGCTGGCCGCCGCCTGCCCGACGCTGTTGCAGGGCAACGACGGTCTTGTGGTCGCGTTGTGCACCGCGATCGCCGGGCGCGAACCCACGGTGTTCCTGATCGACCCGGAATCGCCGGTCGGCCTGCCGCTGGCCTCGCTGACGCTGACCAAGGGCAGTCTGCTCGGCGGCGTCTACGCTTATCTCGACAACGCGGACCGTTTGGTGGTCGTCGACGGCAACCGGGAGCTGTTGCGGATCGCGCACAGGCGCACCGAATCCGGCCGCTGGCAACTCGCGGTCGACTCCTCGGTCTCGCTGGCCGGCTCGATTCCGGTGGGCGACAACGTCACCGGATTGGTGCCGGATTGGTCCGGCAATGTCTGGTTCGCCACCGGCGGCGGAGTGGTCGGGTTCGTCCGGCCCGCCGGCGCCGTGACGACGATCGCGCTGCCGTCCGGTGAGCAGGTCGCCAACAGCATCTCCGCCGCACCGAGCGGGCGCGTCGCGGTGGCCACCACGCATGCGCTCTACGAACTGCGCGCGGGCACGGCGGGCCCGGAAGTGTTGTGGCGCGCGCCCTATGAACGTGGTTCGGCTCGCAAACCGGGACAGCTGAGCTGGGGCACCGGGTCCACGCCCACCTATTTCGGCCCGAGCACCGGCGCCGAATACCTGACCATCGTCGACAATGCCGACGGCCGGGTGCGGCTGCTGGTCTTCCGGTCCGGCAGTGGGCAGCTGGTCTGCACCGAGCCGGTGCTCACCGAAGCCGGTGCGGGCAGCGAGAACTCGCCGATCGGGATCGGCCGCTCGGTGTTCGTGGCGAGCACCTACGGCTATCCCTATCCGACCGTGCCCGAGGGTGCGGGTCCCGCGGTGCCGTCGTCGGCGCCGTTCACCGGCGGGCTCACCCGCGTCGATGTGGCCGACAACGGTTGCCGCACAGTGTGGGACAGCCCGGTGCGCAGCGCCGCGGTCCCGCATCTGTCCATCGCCGACGGCCTGCTCTACACCGTCTCCCGGATCGGGTTGCCGGTGACGACACCGCTGGACGGTTACGCGTTGACGGTGATCGACCCGGAAACCGGTGGCGTACTGGACAACAGTGTGCTGCCGCCGACGATCGTGGGCGATCCGCTGCAGATGTCGGCGTTGATCACCATGGGCGGCAAGCTCTTCCAGGGCACCGTCACCGGGGTCGTCCGGGTGGGCTGAGGGCCGCCGGAACTGTCCGATTCACCCGTTTAAACCTCGAATGAGTCGAAGATCACAGTACTGACTTCGGTAACCCCGATGGTGCTGATCCGGGCCAGCCGGCGGTGCCGCTGACGGCATTGCGGCGACCCGATAACCGGCCGGTTAACTGTGTATTGGTACATGTAGATCGCCTGCCGCATGACGTTGATCGTGTTTGTTCCGTGATAAACAAACCTGCGGTCGCTTTCTCGCCACACTTCGTTCAGCTATCCCCATTTTCCACAGAGAATCCCCAGGTAGCGGGCCATCTTGTGAGTACCGACCGGTAGCGGACAAGCAGGCGTGGCTAATCGCCTGAGGGTGTCCGGTCGAGTCGGGTCCGTGACCTCGAAAAACGAAATGCAATTGCAGATGAAAGGACCAAATCGTGGTTCACATCGGCCGCTGCGAGTTAGCTGGAACCGTGAAAAACGAGGTCTTCACATGGGTTTGCGGGCGGTCTGCTTTATACGCCTGACGGCTGCGTAGAGGGTTGCATGGGCATAACGATTGTGTAGAGTCAACGGCAACGCTGGCCGCAGCTCGAGCACGACTCGCTGCGGCCAGCGGAACTCAAATGGGGGAGTTCTTCACAGGTCCGATTCCCGGTGTAGCCAACAGTTGCCAGAGCCGTGATCGCTCACCGTGTGCTCGGCGATGGCTACCGTGGCCGATCCACTCCAGCAGCTACCGGCTGGTCGGTTTCCGCACGGTCGCGTTCCAGGGCCGCCCGGCGCCCGGCGCCGAACACATAGAGCAGAAACAACGCCTCGGCCGCGAACCCGATCCCGATGCGCACCGGCGCGGGCCGGCCGCTCGGCGTCACGAAACCCTCCAGCAGGCCCGACACCAGCAGCACGCCCACCAGACCGAGCGCGATCGTCGCGGTGGCCCTGCCCTGGCGCGCCACCGCCTCCAGCCGGCTCAGCCGGCCCGGATCCACCAGCGTCCAGCCGAGTTTCAGCCCCGCACCGCCGGCGACGAAGACCGCGGTGAGCTCGAGCGTGCCGTGCGGCAGGATGAAACCGAAGAACGATTCCAGCCGCCCCGCCTCGGCCATCAGCCCGGCCGTGACACCGAGATTGAGCGCGTTCATGAACAGCAGATACAGCGCGGGCAGGATCAGCACCCCGGTGAACAGGGCGATCGCCGACACCCAGGCGTTATTGGTCCACACCTGCGCCGCGAACGCCTCGTTCGGATGCTCGGAGTAATAGGTCTCGAACGCGCCGCCGGGCGCGGTGATCGCGTCGGTGTTCGAGGGGATACCGAGAACCGAACGCGCCGAATCGGACTCGGCCACCCAGCCGGCGATCCCCGCGGTCACCAGCAGGAACACCGCCGCCACCGCCGCCCACCACGGCCACGCGCGATACACCGCGGCCGGGAAGCGGTGGGTGAAGAACCGCCCGATCTCCGACCACGTGTCGGCCCGGGTGCCGAGCACCTTGGCCCGGGCGCGCGCCAGCACCGCGCTCAGCCCCGCGACGAGTTCCGGATCCGGGCTGTGGGTCTGCAACCGGGCCAGCTGCTGGGAGGTGCGCCGATACAGTGCCACCAGCTCGTCGGCCTCGGCGCCGGTGAGGGTGCCCTTGCGGGCCAGGAAGTCCAGCCGGTTCCAGGCCCCGCGATGCGCGTAGCTGTATGCGTCCACGTCCATTCGGTTGCCTCCCACTCCCGCTCTGGGAAGAATGCTAGGCGACATGGCTGAGTTCACCACCGGCGAAGCAGTGGCCCTGGAGCTGCCCATCGCGCGCATCCCCACCCGGGCCGGGGCATTCTTCGTCGACGTGCTCGTCCAGATGTTCATCGGCTGGACGCTGATGTTCGGCATCGTCTCGCTGCTGCTGCCCAGCGGAGCCGACTCCGCCTGGCTCGCGACGGCCGCACTCGTCACCGTGATCGCCACGCTGGTCGGCTACCCGGTGGCCTGCGAAACCCTCAGCCGTGGCCGCACCCTCGGCAAGCTGATCTTCGGGCTGCGGGTCGTGCGCGCCGACGGCGGGCCGATCGACTTCCGGCACGCGCTCACCCGGGGCCTGGCCGGCGCGATCGTCGACTTCTGGATGCTCGGCGCGTTCGGCGCCGTCGCTGTGATCAGCTCGCTCTGCTCGCCGAACGCGCGCCGGGTGGGCGATGTACTGGCGGGCACCGTCGTCGTCTATGGACAGCGGATGCTGCCGATCCCGGCGCTGGCCGTGCCGCCGCCCTGGCTCGCCGACTGGGCGACCCGCCTGGACCCCACCCCGCTGCCCGACGATCTCGCGCTGGCGGTGCGGCAGTATCTGACCCGCCTGCGCACCCTCACTCCGGAGGCGCAGGTCGCCCTCGGCAATGCCCTCACCGACGCCGTCTGCGCCCGCCTCGGCATCACCCGCCCCGGCGACTACCCGCCGCCGCAGATCCTCGGCAGCATCATGGCCGAACGACAGCGCCGCGCCCTGACGACACCGCTCACCGCACCGTCGGCCATCGGATGGGCAGCCAAGCCCGCCATCGCCCGATAGCTGCCGCGACATAAATCCGCGCGAGTGACGCCTGGCGCCGCCACAGCGACGGCCCGAGCGGAGCGTTCCGCCCCACGCCGAGGTGCCGCCTGCTCGTGTGCGGACGCCGGGCGTCGGGCGCTCACGATCGCGGCGAGGTCTACATCCCGGCCGTGTGAGGCCCCCGTTTACATCCCGCCCGACTGCTTGAGTTCCAAATACTCGTCCGCGAGGGCTTCCGGCAAACGCTCCGGTGGGGCAGCGACCACGTCGATGCCGGTGCGTCGCAACGACTCCTGCACCAGCGCGCGCTCGGCCAGCAGTGATTCGGCGGCCGCGGCGCCGTAGAGTTCGCCGGGGCTGTCGCGGCGGGTGGCGGCCGCGGCGACTTCCGGGTCGGTGACCGAGACGATCAGCACCCGATGACGGTGGGCGAGCACCGGAAGCACCGGCATCAGGTTCTCCTGCACCGCGGCGCCGTCGAGGGTGGTGAACCAGACGATGAGGCTGCGGCGGCGGGTGCGGTCGATGGCGGCGCGCACCAGGGCGGCGGTGTCGGTGTCGACGAGCGCGGGCGTCACCCCGGCCAGGGCGTGCATCAGCTTCGATTGCAGCCGCCGGCCGCCGATGCCGCGCACCTCGGCGCGCACCTGACGGTCGAAGGCGAGCAGATCCACCGAATCACCGGCCGCGGCGGCCAGCCCGCCCAGCAGCAGCGCCGCCTCGATGCTCGCGTCCAGCCGGGTGCCGTCGGCGCCGCCGATGCCCACCCGGCCCGCGCTCACCCGTCCGGTGTCGAGCAGCATCAGCATGTGCCGGTTGCGTTCCGGGCGCCAGGTGCGCACCAGGACGTCGGTGGCGCGGGCGGTGGCCCGCCAGTCGATGGTGCGCACGTCGTCACCGGCGACGTATTCGCGGAAGGAATCGAATTCGGTGCCCTGGCCCCGCATGTTCGCCACCGTGCGGCCTTCGAGGTGTTGCAGCCGTTTCACCTTCGAACGCAGCAGTTTCTCACTGCGGAACGGCGGCAGCGCACGCACGCGGGCGGGCACGTCGTGGCGGGTCTGGCGCCCGGCCAGGCCGAGCGGTCCGAGGACGCGCACGGTGATCGGCCCGGCGGCCCGGTCACCGCGATGGGTGGGGGTGAGGGTGGTGCGGTAGCGGGTGCGGGTGCCGGGTTCCAGCGCGAGCCGGTGGCTGCCGCCGGCGGCGCGGGCACTGTCGGGCCAGTCGTCCCACAGCATCCCGCGGACGGTGCGCGGCCCGGTGTTGGTCACCACGAGTTCCACTTCGGTGCTGCGCCCGAGCCGCACGCCCGTCAATGGTTCGCGGGTCAACGTCAGCCAACCGGCGCTGCCCGCGGCGGCGAGGTCGGCGAGCACCGCGACCACCAGCAGCGCGCTCATCACCGCGACGCCCAGCCAGGACGGCAGTACGAAAGTGACCACCAGCGCCCCCACCACGGCGGCGGCGAACAGCCGACCGGTGACGACCACGGCCTACACCGGAACCGGAACCGCGAGCAGCAGCGACCGCAGCACCCCTTCGGCGCTCACCCCGTCCAGTTCGGCCTCCGGGCGCAGCTGCAACCGATGCCGCAACACCGCCACCGCAACGGTTTTCACATCGTCCGGGGTGACGAAGCCGCGCCCGTTCAACCAGGCGAACGCCCGCGCGGCCGCCATCAGCGCGGTGGCGCCACGGGTGGAGGCGCCGTGCTGCACGGCCGGTGCCGCCCGGGTGGCCCGGCAGATATCGACGATGTAGGCCAGCACCTCGGGACTGATGGACACCGTGCCGACCGCGGCCCGCCCGGCGGCGATATGCGCCGGACCCGCCACCGGGCGCAGACCGGCCGCGGCCAGATCACGCGGGTCGAAGCCGCCGGCGTGACGTTGCAGGATGCGGAATTCGTCGTCGCGCTCGGGCAACTGGATATCGACCTTGAACAGGAAGCGGTCCAGCTGCGCCTCGGGCAGCGGGTAGGTGCCCTCCTGCTCGATCGGGTTCTGGGTGGCGACCACCACGAACGGATCCGGCAGCGGGCGCGGGGTGCCGTCGACGGAGACCTGGCGTTCTTCCATCGATTCCAGCAGCGCCGACTGGGTTTTCGGCGGCGTGCGGTTGATCTCGTCGGCGAGCAGCAGGTTGGTGAACACCGGGCCGGAGCGGAAGGTGAATTCGGTGGTGTGCGGGTCGTAGATCTGCGATCCGGTGACGTCACCCGGCATCAGATCCGGGGTGAACTGCACCCGCGAATGCTCGAGATCCAGCGCGGTGGCCAGCGCGCGCACCAGCAGCGTCTTGGCCACGCCGGGAACGCCTTCCAGCAGCACATGCCCACGGCACAGCAGCGCAAGCACCAGGTACATGACGGCGTCGTCGTTGCCGACCACCGCCTTGCCGATCTCGGTGCGCAGCGCCGCGAACGCGGCCGCCGCCTCCGCGGCGCTCGGGGCTTTGCTGGTGTCAATGCTGGTCACGAGACCTCCGCTTCGATCCATTCGAGTTGCGCGGCAACCATTTCCAAGGTGGGTTCATCGGGCACCGGCCCGTACAGCGCGGCGTACACCCAGTTCGCGTCGGCCCCGGTGCGGGCGATCAGCGCGGCGACCACCTGTTCCGGTGCGGTGTCGGCGGTGACGCCGAGCGGTGAGCGCACCCGGCGCAGGGTGGCCGCGCGCAGTTTCGCCGCGACGTATTCGTAGTCCTTCGACCGCCGGTACAGCGCGGCCTGACCGGCGAGCAACTCGTTGGCCGTCACCTCCACCGGGCGCGGTTCACCGACCAGCGCCCCGCGCCGCCGCGCCCGCCACCACACCAGCAGCGCGCCTGCGATCAGGAACTGCAAGCCGCCGAACGCGACCGGCGCGGGCAGGCGTTCGAAGATGGAGTCGGAACCGGAACCGAAGTCGGGATCCTCGGGAAACTCGGGTTCCGGCAGGTCCGGCGGGATGTCCGGTGGTTCGGGGGGTGGGGGAGCGTCGGGCGCGCCGCACGATTGCAGCGCCGCCCACAGCAGCAGGACCAGCGCGGCGACGGCGGCGAGGGTGGCCCAGAACTTGGGATTGCGCAGCAGATCGGACAGCGGCGGCAGGCTCGGCCGGGTGCGCGGTGCGCGTTCGACGGCATCGACCTCGCGGGGTTCGGCCACCGGGGGCGGGGCGGCCGCGGAGAACTGGTCGACGAATTCGAGCCTGCGGTATTCGTCCTCGGTGGCGTGCCTGCCGCCGTAGACGACCTCGTCGAAACTCTGCGCCGCCGGACGGAATTCGTCGGCATGCTGCACCGGATCGGCCGCGGTGGTGACCTCGTACGCGGTTTCGGCCGCGGTGCGGGAGCGGCGGATATCGAGCAGGCCGCGCTGTTCCAGCCCACGCAGGGTGGCGCGGAAGCGTTCGCGCAGCGCGGCGTCGTAATCGCGGCGCTGGAGGGCGGATTCGGCGGCGGCACGATGATCGGCGGCCGAGCCGAGCCGTGGCGGTTGTGGTGTGGGGCCATCGCCGGGGGTGTTCAGTTCAGCCATCGTGCCCCCTCGCCGAGCGGCACCGGGGCCGGGGCGGGCAGCCGGATGTCCATGCCCTCGCGACGGCAGCGGCGGTCCACGTAGACGACCGCCCGGGTGGCGGATTCGACGATCTCGCCGAACACCACCAGCAACAGCACCGCCGCCGTCGCCAGCACGATGACCGCCCAGCGGTGGGTGCCGGAGAAATCGGAGAGGAACCACGGGATGGCGATCAGCGGCAACGCCGTCAGCATCAGCAGCGCGCGGGTGCACAGCCACAGCCAGGCGGTCGGCCACTGTGTGCCGTAGACGAGCAGTTTCGATCGCGCGACGGCCACCCGATGGCTCGCGCCTTCGGCGAAGATCACCGGCACCGCGACGAACCGGTTCGCGCGCAACCAGGCCAGCCACACCAGCGCGAACGGCAACCCGATGATCAAGACGGTGCCGAGCGCCAGGACCGCCAGGCCGACGAGTGTGAACAGCGAGCCGAACAACAACTGCGGACCCAGCCGCGCGCCGAAACGCCGCACCGCGGTCTGCCAGGTAATCGGTGTGCCTGCGATGGCGGCCGTGCCGATGGCGGTGGTGATGCCGCGCATGGTGACCCGGACCAGCCAGAGGCAGACCAGCGTGGTGAGGATGACCGTCCAGGTGACGGCGGCATCGTCGTCATCGGAGAGGCGGATGACCCCGGCCGTCACACCGGCGACGAGGAGTTCGGCGGCGACCAGCAGTGTCGCGCCGACCCCGGCCAGCGGCCGGATGGCCGACTGGATGAGCGCGAACGGCGTATCGAGCAGTTCGCGGAAGGTCATCGGACGGATCGGCACCGTCGCTCCGAGAGACCCCGGCACCGGATCGTTCCCCGCCCCGACGGCACCGGCCGGTTCGGCTGGTGGCACGCGGCCGAGTGTAACCGGTCGGTGTGCACCGGGCCCGGCGATGGCGTCGCGATGCTCCGGCGAGCAGGTATGCGCGAATGGTCCAGCGCGGAAGGCTCCGGTCGAGTGCGGGTGCGCTCTGTCGGCCGGACCGTGTGGCGGGTGATCAGCGCAGCAGGTGCTCCACGACGCGTCGATACCGCTCGGGATCGATCGGCGGCAGGCCCAGCAATGCGCGCAGGTAGATCCCGTCGCCGACCAGCCGCACCAGATCCGCGCGCACCGGATCGTCGATCTCGGCGTCCAGGCCGTCGGACCAGGAGTTCATCATGTCGGCGAGCGCTTGCTGCACGACGTCGGTCTCCGGGCCCGCAGTGGCGTCGACGGTGCGCATGGTGGCCAGCAGCGATCGGTACAGCTCCAGTTCGAGCGCTTCGTCGGTGGATTCGGCGTCCGGAATCTGCAGGTACCACTCGGCCACCGAGCCGCCCGCGGCGACGGAATCGGCGAGCTGGGTGCGGGCCCGCTCGGTGAGCCGGCGGACCAGCCCGGCCAGCAGCGCGTCTTTGCTTTTGAAGTGATAGAGCAGCCCGCCCTTGGATACGCCCGCGGCGGCGGCGACGTTCTCGAGGGTCACCTGGGACATGCCCTTGGTCAGCAGCAGGGTCTCGAGTGCGTCCAGGATGCGGTCGCGGGTGGTCGTTGTCACGGGTTCAACTGTACCGGCCGGACGGTAATGTCTGGTACTGTACCGTCTGGACGGTTTACGACGAGCGACGGAAGTCGAGAAGGATCATGGACATCACCACGGGCGCAGGCCCCGACCTGCGCGCCACCGCGCCCCGCGCCACGACGCGGGACTGGATCGGCCTGGCCGTGCTGGCCCTCGCCCTGCTGCTGCTCGCGGTCGACGCCACCGTGCTCGATATCGCGGTGCCCGCGATCAGCGCCGACCTGGCGCCGAGCACCACTCAGCTGCTGTGGATCATCGACGTCTACTCGTTCGTGCTGGCCGGCCTGCTGGTGGTGATGGGCAACCTCGGCGACCGGATCGGCCGGCGCAAACTGCTGCTGATCGGCGCGGCCGGCTTCGGCCTGGCCTCGCTGCTGGCGGCGTGGGCCGTCAGCCCGGAGATGCTGATCGCCGCGCGCGTGTTGCAGGGTCTCACCGGCGCGACCCTGATGCCGGCCACCCTCGGGCTGATCCGCGCGATGTTCCTGGACCCGCGTCAGCGCACCTTCGCCATCGCGGTCTGGGGTGCGATGGCCGGTGGCGGCGCGGCGGCGGGCCCGCTACTGGGCGGCTGGCTGCTCGAGCACTACTGGTGGGGTTCGGTGTTCCTGGCCAACCTGCCGGTCATGCTGGCGCTGGTCGCGCTGGGGCCGCTGCTGATCCCGGAATCGAAGGACCCGAACCCGGGCCGCTTCGACATCCCGAGCGCGGTGCTGTCGATGCTGGCGCTGGTGCCGTTCGTGTACGCGGTCAAGGAATTCGCGGCGCACGGCGTGAGCGCGGTGCCGATGGTCGCCGGCGTGATCGGTGTGGTGTCGGGCGTGCTGTTCGTGCGCAGGCAGCGCACCCTCGATCAGCCGATGCTCGACCTGCGCCTGTTCGAGCTGCCGAAGTTCCGCACCGCGGTACTGACCAACCTGCTCGCGGTATTCGCGCTGGCCGGTGTGCTGTTCTTCGGTTCGCAGTATCTGCAATTGGTGCTCGGCCGCTCGCCGATGCAGGCCGGACTGCTGTTGCTGCCCGGTCTCGCGGCCAGCGTGGTCGGCTCGCTGCTGGCCGCGGTGCTGGTGCAGCGCTGGCGGCCGACGGCCGTGCTCGGTGGTTCGCTGGCGGTGGCCGCGTTCGGCGCGGCCATGTTCTGCTGGCTGACCGCCGATGCGGCGACAGGCACTCTGCCGTTCGTGCTCGGCTTCGGGCTGATCGGCGCCGGCGTCGGCATCGCGCTGACGGTGTCGTCGGACCTGGTGGTCAGCTCGGCTCCGGTCGAGCGGGCCGGTGCGGCGGCGGCCATCTCGGAGACGGCCTATGAGACGGGCATCGCGCTCGGTGTTGCGCTGCTCGGCAGCCTCGTGATGGCGGTGTTCCGCAACGGCCTCGACCTGTCCGAGCTGCCGTCCGGCGCGGCCGCCGAATCACTGGGCGGCGTGGCGGATCTGGCGCGGCAGCTACCGGAGGCGGCGGGTACCTCGCTGCTGACGTCGGCGCACGAATCGTTCGTCACCGGCATCCATCTGGCCTCGGTCGGTATCGCGGGCGTGCTGCTGGTGGCGGCGGTGCTGGCGTTCCGATCGCGCGCTGCGCGGAGCTGACACGGTCGAGTGGCGCTCGGTCGTCTGGGCGGTGCGCCTGGACGGCTGAGCGCCGGTCGCCATGAGAGACGCACGACCGAGTGGCACGTCCGGTGGAGCGTGCAGTCGGCTCTCGGCGCGCTCACTTCACCCGCGGCCGGGCGAGTTCCGTGCGCTGGGTCCGCCCGCGCAGGGTCACCTGCTCGCCCAGCTTCCACTGCGCCGCTTCCTCGGCGTCGGCGGCGGCGACGGTGCTCGCGGAACTCAGCAGCAGGCCCGCATCCTGTTTGGCGAGTTCACACAGCCGGGCGGCCTCGTTAACCGCATCACCGATGACGGTGAACTCGTAACGCTGATGCGCGCCCACATTGCCGGCCACCACCCGTCCGGCGGCCACGCCGATGGCGGCGGAGAAATCGGAGGTGCGCGCGTCGAGGCGGGCCCGGATGGCGCGGGCACAGGCCAGCGCCGCGCCCGCCGCATCGGGCAGCGGGGCGGGCGCACCGAAAATGGCCAGCGCCGCATCGCCTTCGAACTTGTTGACCAGCCCGCCCTGGCGCTCCACCTCGTCGACCACGATGGCGAAGAACTCGTTGAGGATGGCGACGATCTCGGTGGCGGGGCGGGTCGCGGTGAGCGTGGTGGAGCCGATGATGTCGATGAACAGCGCCGCCGCCTCGCATTCCTGCCCGCCCAGTTGCGGGTTGCTGCCGATCGCGGCGACCGCCACCTCGCGGCCGACGTGCCTGCCGAACAGGTCGC
This genomic interval carries:
- a CDS encoding AAA family ATPase, translating into MTSIDTSKAPSAAEAAAAFAALRTEIGKAVVGNDDAVMYLVLALLCRGHVLLEGVPGVAKTLLVRALATALDLEHSRVQFTPDLMPGDVTGSQIYDPHTTEFTFRSGPVFTNLLLADEINRTPPKTQSALLESMEERQVSVDGTPRPLPDPFVVVATQNPIEQEGTYPLPEAQLDRFLFKVDIQLPERDDEFRILQRHAGGFDPRDLAAAGLRPVAGPAHIAAGRAAVGTVSISPEVLAYIVDICRATRAAPAVQHGASTRGATALMAAARAFAWLNGRGFVTPDDVKTVAVAVLRHRLQLRPEAELDGVSAEGVLRSLLLAVPVPV
- a CDS encoding class I SAM-dependent methyltransferase, which encodes MSGLRDRILSTVAGQLGNPHGLLGKVVAPVLNRSNGRAIRAAVDAALETPADAPVVADIGFGGGTGLRMLLDRAGANGTVHGIEISTDMLERAESGFAADIAAGRLRLAEGSLTALPLDTDSLDAAITCNTVYFVDDLPAACAELARVVRPGGRLVVGIGDPDAMKKMPFTGYGFTLRPVAEVIDTLTAAGCAVEHRRITNPPIPFHLLIARPAAS
- a CDS encoding DUF58 domain-containing protein; its protein translation is MVVTGRLFAAAVVGALVVTFVLPSWLGVAVMSALLVVAVLADLAAAGSAGWLTLTREPLTGVRLGRSTEVELVVTNTGPRTVRGMLWDDWPDSARAAGGSHRLALEPGTRTRYRTTLTPTHRGDRAAGPITVRVLGPLGLAGRQTRHDVPARVRALPPFRSEKLLRSKVKRLQHLEGRTVANMRGQGTEFDSFREYVAGDDVRTIDWRATARATDVLVRTWRPERNRHMLMLLDTGRVSAGRVGIGGADGTRLDASIEAALLLGGLAAAAGDSVDLLAFDRQVRAEVRGIGGRRLQSKLMHALAGVTPALVDTDTAALVRAAIDRTRRRSLIVWFTTLDGAAVQENLMPVLPVLAHRHRVLIVSVTDPEVAAAATRRDSPGELYGAAAAESLLAERALVQESLRRTGIDVVAAPPERLPEALADEYLELKQSGGM
- a CDS encoding TetR/AcrR family transcriptional regulator — encoded protein: MTTTTRDRILDALETLLLTKGMSQVTLENVAAAAGVSKGGLLYHFKSKDALLAGLVRRLTERARTQLADSVAAGGSVAEWYLQIPDAESTDEALELELYRSLLATMRTVDATAGPETDVVQQALADMMNSWSDGLDAEIDDPVRADLVRLVGDGIYLRALLGLPPIDPERYRRVVEHLLR
- a CDS encoding RDD family protein; the encoded protein is MAEFTTGEAVALELPIARIPTRAGAFFVDVLVQMFIGWTLMFGIVSLLLPSGADSAWLATAALVTVIATLVGYPVACETLSRGRTLGKLIFGLRVVRADGGPIDFRHALTRGLAGAIVDFWMLGAFGAVAVISSLCSPNARRVGDVLAGTVVVYGQRMLPIPALAVPPPWLADWATRLDPTPLPDDLALAVRQYLTRLRTLTPEAQVALGNALTDAVCARLGITRPGDYPPPQILGSIMAERQRRALTTPLTAPSAIGWAAKPAIAR
- a CDS encoding DUF4129 domain-containing protein; amino-acid sequence: MAELNTPGDGPTPQPPRLGSAADHRAAAESALQRRDYDAALRERFRATLRGLEQRGLLDIRRSRTAAETAYEVTTAADPVQHADEFRPAAQSFDEVVYGGRHATEDEYRRLEFVDQFSAAAPPPVAEPREVDAVERAPRTRPSLPPLSDLLRNPKFWATLAAVAALVLLLWAALQSCGAPDAPPPPEPPDIPPDLPEPEFPEDPDFGSGSDSIFERLPAPVAFGGLQFLIAGALLVWWRARRRGALVGEPRPVEVTANELLAGQAALYRRSKDYEYVAAKLRAATLRRVRSPLGVTADTAPEQVVAALIARTGADANWVYAALYGPVPDEPTLEMVAAQLEWIEAEVS
- a CDS encoding stage II sporulation protein M, which codes for MDVDAYSYAHRGAWNRLDFLARKGTLTGAEADELVALYRRTSQQLARLQTHSPDPELVAGLSAVLARARAKVLGTRADTWSEIGRFFTHRFPAAVYRAWPWWAAVAAVFLLVTAGIAGWVAESDSARSVLGIPSNTDAITAPGGAFETYYSEHPNEAFAAQVWTNNAWVSAIALFTGVLILPALYLLFMNALNLGVTAGLMAEAGRLESFFGFILPHGTLELTAVFVAGGAGLKLGWTLVDPGRLSRLEAVARQGRATATIALGLVGVLLVSGLLEGFVTPSGRPAPVRIGIGFAAEALFLLYVFGAGRRAALERDRAETDQPVAAGVDRPR
- a CDS encoding SDR family NAD(P)-dependent oxidoreductase — encoded protein: MRRFDGRRVVVTGAGSGIGQGIALRLLDEGAQLVAVDIDEPGLAATADKAGDAADRLRTVRLDIADQDSVRTGTATALDFLGGLDVLVNSAGILRPARTHEMPLDAWDTVIRVNLTGTFLMTQAALPALLESGRGVVVNLSSTAAFQGSPYLAAYAASKGGVASFTHAIALEYAKQGLRAVNIVPAGITSGITTKSILEQPEGFDPSLFARLTGWLNGGALGSPEDIAGVVAMVASDDGRYMTGTEIRVDGGALM